TTGATGCCGTCGACCTTGTCTGGGTGGGCGGCGATGACGTCGAGGAAGGTGTCGGTGGCCGCGTCGAGGTCGCTCGACCCCCAGTAGCCCTCCAGCGCCGGGTCGAACATCGGGCCGAGCCAGTGCAGGATCACCGGCTCGGCGGACTGGCGCAGCAGATGGCCGTAGATGTCGAGGTAGTCCTCGGGGCCCTGCGCAGCCGCGGCCAGGGCGCGGGACGCCATCAGGATCGTCTTGGCGCCCGCTTCCTCGACGAGGGCGAGCTGCTCCTCGTACGCCTTGCGGATGTCCGCCAAGGAGGCGCCGGGGGTGGCGAGTTGGTCGGTGCCGACCCCGCAGGCGATGAGGCCGCCGACCGACTTGGCCTCGGCGGCCGACCGGCGGATCAGTTCCGCCGCGCCGGCCCAGTCCAGGCCCATGCCGCGCTGGGCGGTGTCCATGGCCTCCGCCACGCCGAGACCGTGGGACCACAGGTGGCGGCGGAAGGCGAGGGTCGCGTCCCAGTCGACGACCGCCGGGGAGTCGGGCGACACGTCCGCGTACGGGTCGGCGACGACGTGGGCCGCCGAGTAGACCGTACGGGAGGTGAAGGGGGTTCCGGGGGCGACTGCGAAGGGGGTCGCGCGAGGCTCGTAGGCCCTCGACAACCCCGTAGCGTCCGGGAGTTGGATGGTCACAGCGAGATCTCCGGTACGTCGAGACGGACACCCTCCGCCGAGGACTTCAGGCCCAGTTCGGCGAGCTGCACGCCGCGGGCGCCGGCCAGCAGGTCCCACTGGTAGGGCGCGTCGGCGTAGACGTGCTTCAGGAACAGCTCCCACTGGGCCTTGAAGCCGTTGTCGAACTCGGTGTTGTCCGGGATCTCCTGCCACTGGTCGCGGAAGGAGTAGGTCGCCGGGATGTCCGGGTTCCAGACCGGCTTCGGCGTCGAACTACGGTGCTGCACGCGGCAGTTGCGCAGACCGGCGACCGCCGAGCCCTCGGTGCCGTCGACCTGGAACTCCACCAGTTCGTCGCGGTTGACCCGTACCGTCCAGGACGAGTTGAACTGGGCGATGGCGCCGCCCTCCAGCTCGAAGATGCCGTAGGCGGCGTCGTCGGCGGTGGCGTCGTACGGCTTGCCGTTCTCGTCCCAGCGCTGCGGGATGTGGGTGGCGGTGAGGGCCTGGACGGTCTTCACCCGGCCGAACAGCTCGTGGAGCACGTACTCCCAGTGCGGGAACATGTCGACAACGATGCCGCCGCCGTCCTCGGTTCGGTAGTTCCAGCTCGGACGCTGGGCGCTCTGCCAGTCGCCCTCGAAGACCCAGTAGCCGAACTCGCCCCGGATGGAGAGGATGCGGCCGAAGAAACCGCCGTCGATGAGGCGCTTGAGCTTCAGCAGGCCCGGGAGGAACAGCTTGTCCTGGACGACGCCGTGGCGGACACCGGCCGCGTTCGCGAGGCGGGCCAGCTCCAGGGCGCCGTCGAGGCCGGTCGCGGTGGGCTTCTCCGTATAGATGTGCTTGCCGGCCGCGATGGCCTTCCTGATCGACTCCT
This genomic interval from Streptomyces sp. B21-083 contains the following:
- a CDS encoding dihydrodipicolinate synthase family protein → MTIQLPDATGLSRAYEPRATPFAVAPGTPFTSRTVYSAAHVVADPYADVSPDSPAVVDWDATLAFRRHLWSHGLGVAEAMDTAQRGMGLDWAGAAELIRRSAAEAKSVGGLIACGVGTDQLATPGASLADIRKAYEEQLALVEEAGAKTILMASRALAAAAQGPEDYLDIYGHLLRQSAEPVILHWLGPMFDPALEGYWGSSDLDAATDTFLDVIAAHPDKVDGIKVSLLDAQREIDIRRRLPQGVRCYTGDDFNYPELIAGDEQGFSHALLGIFDPLGPLAAQAVRVLDTGNTAGFRELLDPTVELSRHLFQTPTRFYKTGVVFLAWLAGHQSHFTMVGGLQSARSLPHFARAYRLADGLGLFPDPKLAEERMKNLLSLYGVAQ
- a CDS encoding Gfo/Idh/MocA family protein gives rise to the protein MTRKTVRIAMNGVTGRMGYRQHLVRSILALREQGGLDLGDGTVLWPEPILVGRREHALKALAEQHGLDPRNVSTNVDEVLADPTVDIYFDAQVTSAREESIRKAIAAGKHIYTEKPTATGLDGALELARLANAAGVRHGVVQDKLFLPGLLKLKRLIDGGFFGRILSIRGEFGYWVFEGDWQSAQRPSWNYRTEDGGGIVVDMFPHWEYVLHELFGRVKTVQALTATHIPQRWDENGKPYDATADDAAYGIFELEGGAIAQFNSSWTVRVNRDELVEFQVDGTEGSAVAGLRNCRVQHRSSTPKPVWNPDIPATYSFRDQWQEIPDNTEFDNGFKAQWELFLKHVYADAPYQWDLLAGARGVQLAELGLKSSAEGVRLDVPEISL